The Aspergillus nidulans FGSC A4 chromosome VII nucleotide sequence TGAGGATACCAGCCCTCCTACGTACGCCGAGGCTGTTAAGGGAGATCACAAAGTGCAGAACCACGACTAGACCATCACCCAAAGAATCGATCATACTTCTCACTCGCATTTGCACCTAGATACCCATACCTTGTGAACCGGTGACCCTTGAACAAACTACTAGTTAATGAACATTAATGTGTTATGAGCTGATTTGCTACCAATATTGTTATCGTTGTTTTCGAGCTTTGATTGTGCTAGTGAGCTTTTGTTCATACGACCAGTCTTAATCTATTTCATTCTTAAAACTATAATTTGATGCAACTTCATTGACCTTAAATTTTGAAGATGCCTGGACTATCATAGTAGATTAACAGACCTCGTAGGATTAATGTAAGGGCGGTTTGCGATGACCGTTCAGCCGAAGTGGTCCCCGCGGAGCCGCCCGGCCTTTCAACCTGGAACATCTGTCGCGGTCACCAACAGCGAACCGGACGGTTCTTGTGACCTCACAGTCACGATGCAATCGATGCCATGGCTATTTAGACAATCTCTACGGACGGGTCTGAATTTATCGAGAACATCCCTTCCCGGTCGATCGCCaatttctccagctcctaTTTCCAAAGTTCATTCCAAAACAGCAAGGCGAAACTTCTCAGTCTGTTTACGATGCCATTTCCGATACCAACCATCCCTTCGCTCTGATGAAATCAAGAGGTCAACAGATGAGAAACAGGACAAGAAAATAGAAGAACCTGTGATTGCCTTGGGTGCACCGGAGAGTACTCAAGCAGAGCCCAATGCGGGGGCCCAGGACACTTCGCAGACTGCAGACACGGTACACACACAGGGacaggaagggaagaaggaggatgagcCCGGCTCAACACAGAATGGAGGCCTCCCTTCATATATCGAGGATCGTCGGTCGCAATTTTCTAAGCAGTTCACCACATGGATGGACAATCTGCAGTCAAATGTCTTCGTGGCGGGCCAGCGGCTGAACGACTTGACTGGTTACTCTTCCATCGAAGCCCTCAAAAGGAATATACAGGAGCAAGGTTGGTCATCGTAACCCATATTAGTGTTGTTCACCCGGCCGCTGCTAAACCCTTACCAGAGAAACGCCTCCGAGCCGCTCGCCATCGAGTCCGAACAGCGAAAGAAGCTTACGCAGCCGCAATCAACCGACGGTCAACATCGCAACGTGAGGTAAACGAACTACTACAGCGTAAACACGCCTGGTCGCCGGCGGATCTGGAACGATTCACACATCTATACCGCAACGATCATACAAATGAGGTTGCCGAAAATGAAACGCAGGAAGCGCTCTCAGCGGCCGAGCGCGAGTcggaagaggctgctgccAGTCTCACCAAGAGCATCCTTTCTCGCTATCACGAGGAGCAAGTCTGGTCGGATAAGATCCGTCGTATGAGTACATGGGGGACCTGGGGCTTGATGGGCGTCAatgtcctcctcttcctgatCTTTCAAATAGCCGTCGAGCCTTGGCGCCGAAAAAGACTCGTCAAGGGATTTGAGGAGAAGGTCCTCGAGGCCATTGAGAAGGAAAAAATCCTTGTTCACAGCCAGCCCGTACCACCTGTCGAATTCACTGCTACCCAAGACGCTCACTCTCCCACCTCCGGTCTTGTCACCCCATCTCCTGGAGATAATATCGCTTCAGAAGAATCCTCTGAGGCGACTGTGGCCGCGAATACACCAACGACAACcgccgaagacgaagctTCGGGGAGCATGGCTCCAGAGAACATAACAAGCAGCAGTCTAGAGTCCTACAAACCTCCTTCGTTGCAGTCTCTCCTATCATCTATGTCCATCGAATGCTGCCGTCAATACATACATTACCTGCTCAGCGAGAGCCCCGTCACCGTCACACAACGCGATATTTCTGTAGTTGCCGCCACAAGTGCCGCAGCCGGTGCCACTCTTATGGGTTTGGTTGTCGCCTTGATTCGTTCACAGTGAGCCACGGTTAATTGCATATATCTGTATCAGCTTAGCTATACCTCATGTATTACTATTCTTTAGCATTAAATTAGAGGCAAGATAATTTAAAGCTATCATGATTTACCCTCACCGAGATGCAAAATCTCAACACTTTTGTCACCACTACTCCGACTATGCTCTTATTTGAGACGGGGACataaagaaagagaagattaCTTTTTAACACACGTAGAGGTTAATCAAGTAGGTTTCCCCTCCTTGTCCAGTGTCCCAAATTCGTCCACTTTGTCATGGTCCTCCCTCCCCGCCTCTTGCTCCTCCCTCCAATACCCCCTCGCCTTGCGCCGCTCTCGGCGCCGCGCATTTCTGCGTGTTTGACCTCCAACAGGGCGGCAGTATGAGGTACACAAGCCTACGGAAGAGAGCTGCCATGGCATTATCGCAAACAAGAGTGTGCTCGGCGTTCGCAGCTTCTACTTCAGCCGTAGCCTCATTAAGGCTGGGGTAGCAGTTGGACTATTCTCATAAGCAGCATTTTGTAGGTGGTAAACAGGGTAATTCTGGGTAATTGCAGAGCGTAGGCATGCAAGTCTGCAAGAGATAGGTCTAATATATAGAGTGGCCTAGAAAAAAGTGGTAAGAGATCTGGACATGGCCAGGAAAACAGATATAGCGGGCATAAGTGGCAGAAGGTTCATGGATCACAAGATACAAAAAAAGCCAGCTGGAAGAGCGTAACTGACTAGAAGTGAGAAGACGCTCCGAGTATTGAGATAGTAGATAAAGGCTGGTATCGTACGTACTGGCATATTGATAATTGCTTCGTGGTCGTTGAAAGGCCAGATGAATTCGACTAAAGCTGAGAGAGGATAGACGgttcatcctcgccgtttATTACCATGACTTGACGAGAGCTCTACCTTTGTTCTCATTACATCCTCAGAATCCTAGGAGACATCTGATTCCATTTAGAGACTTACAAGTCCACAGAGTTCATAATGAGTGATATCGTATAGTTGGTTGACATACAAACGACAAGGGGATATTCAATCAGAGAGCTACTTTAAAGCTGAGCAACAagccctcctcccccttctACTTTGCTTCTCTCCTCCTACTATCAactcttcccctttctcaAACAACCTGCGCGTCTTCAAGCCTACACGGTTAACAGTCAGAGCCATTTACCACTCCAGGGTTTTCTAATAGGCTGTTTCATTTTTCTTCAACCACATCGAAGCAACATGCTTTTACTTTTTCTCGATCCCGTCTCTACGGCTGACCACAGTTTAACCGCTGAAAGGACAAAGAGCTGACCGGCCCGCACATTGACCTCACGCGCTTATCTATATCAAGCAACATGACCCTCTTAATGCAACAAATGACTTCAAACCATTCCCATTCTTACAAAGCTCAAAAGGCGTCATATGTGAAGAACACGGTCTATATTGTCTCAGGAATGTTTTGGAATAGGAAAGGTATGCTTCAGTCCGGCTTGGTCGTGATTAACGGTTGAGATGGGCTGTTTCCCATTCCGGAAGCTCTGTCagtctcttccagctctacaTCGAAGAAAAAGTTCAGATAGTTATGAAGGATTAGCTAACAACCGCCTATTACGTGAAGTAACCGTTCCGCATCTTGTTGCCATGCCTCTTGGAGATATGAACGTTCCAAGGAAGAACTGGGACCGCGGCTTCCATCGCATTATCTCTTGAGGAAGATACGCTGAGGGTCAAGAGACGAATCCTCCGTCGATTGGAATACATCCCATATGCAGTCTAGAGGGAGAGCGAGGATCGCAACAGAGCCTGTGATGTCCCTGACAAAATAGTGGTGTGACGGGCATTTAGGGCTGCCTGTGGTGCTCACTTCCCAACGTCACCGGCCTTGTGCACACACAAAGTCTATATATCATGACCTGAGCCCGAGTGGTATTCCATGCTCAGAGCAGAAGATGGGCTTCTTCAGCAGTCTCTGATATGATGGATCACATGTTGCCATAACGCGCAAAGTCGATAGGCGGCGGGATATTGCTTGACGCAACAGTCAAGGAGGGAGACTGATGCTAATTCGACTAACTGAGCCTAGATACTCTGCAGTTACTTGCAATTATGGTCGTCATCTAGCCTTTTGCTACAGTCATTGGAGGTTATGCTACAGGCACTTGATTTCTTACATCTGTACTgtttctcccttctctgtCGGCGCCTGCACCTAGGGGTAAAGCACCCCAACTCGCTGCACAACATAATGCGCTGACATCGGCCTATTACTGGTTTGAGGAAGGTCCAAATCGTTTGATCTGGTAAAGGAAAAGGTTCGAAAGTCAGGAGAAGGAGTATATGATTTCGTAGCACTATCTGCTTTTGATTCAAAGTTCTAGGAACTTTAGGAACTGCTTTTTCCTTGGGTTATGGTCCTCTAACCTCCGGGTAACGGGATACAGAACAAATACATAAACAGCACGCGCACTGATGTTACTCAACAAGTGGCCCGTTTGGCCACTTTGAATAGAAACCACTAACTACCGCCACTATGCAGACGATGATCGCAGTGTCCAATCAGACCACGGCACACCCTTGAAACCCAGCCGATTAAAGGTGATAAAAACCCGTCGATGGCTGTTCCAAGACCAAAAAGAGGTTGGGAAAAGATAGTGATGTCAGCGATGTGGAATGTTGGCAGGACACGGACCCCCGCAATCAACTCCTCCCAGGAACAAGAGCTCTGAACCGCTTCTTTCCCGCATCCGGTtcactttttttttactcTCTAAAACTTCGAAGACTCAATCAATTCCTACTCTATTTTGGCCCTGGAGTTTATTCCTGACGCGACTCTCAACGCGTATCGAGCCTGAGCCAGCTTATCTCGTTGCTCAACGGCCATGACTTCCACAGCTCCATCTGACGGCACTGGTGGGTCAAAGAACGCCGATTATTCAGTCAATGACATTCTAACGCTGATCTACAGGTATCATCGATCTTGATCCGTGGTTAGAGCCTTTTCGGGAGGCTATCAAGCGCCGATTCGATTATGTTGAGAGCTGGATCAAGACCGTTGATGAGGTGGAGGGAGGTCTCGATAAGTTCAGCAAGGTGAGTAGACTATCAACTATCCAGTTGTGTTCCCCATTTTCTCTATAACTTGTGTGCAACGGCTAATTGGAGAGCTTTTTCCATGGGGACGATAGGGCTATGAGAAATTCGGCTTCAATGTCAGCGAGACGGGCGACATCACCTACAGGGAATGGGCTCCAAACGCCATAGAAGCGGCGCTGGTGGGTGACTTCAGTACGTCTGTCTGGCACCTGGGGTGGGTAAAATCGCCAGTTAAAGCACGTTACTAAGACTGGCAGACAATTGGGATACCAAGGCGAATCCAATGACGAGAGACAACTTCGGTGTTTGGGAGATTGCCCTTCCTGCGAAGAATGGCACGCCGGTCATACCGCATGATAGTAAGGTTAAGGTATGTTTACGGCATGCAGCTTCACCACCGTGGGGGTTCTAATGCTGACTTCCTACAGATAACTATGGTCACCCGCAGCGGAGAACGTATATATCGTATTCCCGCATGGATCAAGCGTGTTGTGCAAGATCTGAATGTATCGCCTATCTACGAATCTGTCTTTTGGAACCCACCAAAGGCAGAGCGGTATAACTTTCAGCATGCGCGCCCTAAGAAACCCGAAAGCCTACGGATCTATGAAGCTCACGTCGGTATCTCGTCCCCGGATACCAGAGTAGCAACATACAAGGAGTTCACAGCCAACATGCTCCCTCGGATTAAGTACCTAGGCTACAACGCAATCCAGCTCATGGCCATTATGGAACATGCCTACTATGCCAGCTTCGGGTACCAGGTTAACAATTTCTTCGCAGCGAGTAGTCGCTACGGTAAGCCCGAGGATctgaaggaactggttgaCACGGCACATAGTATGGGCTTGGTAGTTCTCCTCGACGTGGTGCACAGCCACGCATCGAAGAACGTCGATGACGGACTGAACATGTTTGATGGCAGTGACCATTTATATTTCCATTCCGGGTCAAAAGGTCAGCACGAGCTATGGGACAGCCGACTGTTTAACTACGGAAACCATGAAGTTCTGCGGTTCCTCCTTAGCAATCTTCGCTTTTGGATGGAGGAATACGGCTTTGACGGTTTTCGATTTGATGGTGTCACCAGCATGTTATATACCCATCACGGTATTGGGACGTGAGTCACGATAATCTCGATATTTTTTACAAGTGCTCACCAGTGTCAGTGGCTTTTCAGGCGGATACCACGAATACTTCGGTCCAGCAGttgacgacgatggcgtTATGTACCTAGCCCTAGCAAACGAAATGCTGCACCGTCTTTACCCAGATTGCATAACCGTGGCAGAGGATGTTTCGGGAATGCCAGCGTTATGCCTACCACACGGCCTTGGTGGAGTCGGATTCGACTATCGTCTCGCGATGGCCATTCCAGATATGTATATCAAGCTTCTAAAAGAGAAGTCAGACAACGATTGGGACATTGGCAATCTCGCCTTCACGTTGACAAACCGACGCCATGGCGAGAAGACCATTGCATACGCAGAAAGCCACGACCAAGCGTAAGTCCTCCCGTCTTCTGTAACAGACCCAAATCCTAACATAAcccagtctcgtcggcgACAAATCTCTCATGATGTGGCTCTGCGATAAAGAAATGTACACACACATGTCCGTCCTGACAGAGTTCACCCCCGTCATCGAACGCGGCATGGCACTCCACAAAATGATCCGGCTTGTCACACACGCCCTTGGTGGCGAAGGCTACCTCAATTTCGAAGGTAACGAATTCGGGCACCCCGAATGGCTCGACTTTCCCCGCGCCGGCAACAACAACTCCTTCTGGTACGCACGTCGCCAACTAAACCTGACCGAAGATCACCTTCTACGCTACAGATTCCTTAACGAGTTCGACCGCGCCATGCAGTTGACAGAATCCAAGTACGGCTGGCTCCATGCGCCCCAGGCTTATATTTCTCTCAAGCACGAAGGAGATAAAGTGCTTGTCTTTGAGCGGGCGGATTTGCTATGGATTTTCAATTTCCATCCTACGGAGAGTTTTACCGATTATAGGGTCGGTGTAGAACAAGCTGGGACTTATCGGGTTGTGCTTGACACTGATGACCAGGCGTTTGGGGGCTTGGGAAGGATCGATCAGGGGACTAGATTCTTTACAACCGATATGGAATGGAATGGGAGGAGGAATTACTTGCAGGTTTATATTCCGACTAGGACTGCTCTGGTGAGTCTACTCGTTCTTGAACCCTTCATGCCTTTTTCTCTTCGTGGTTGTCATCTGTATACGAAACTCGATACTAATCACTTCTGTTGGATGTAGGCCCTAGCATTGGAAGAGACGCTGTAATACTCCACTCCGGAGCTTTTACGTGCGAATATATTCGCTATTAAGATACTCTTTCTCGAAAACTAACGCCAGACCAAACTATATATCTATATGTACCGACCATATATCCGTATCCTAGCATGTTGAGATAGTTCATAGCATAATTTAATCTTTGTTAACCGCGCAATTTCTCACCCCTTCCCTTTGCTGTACACTATGGGTGATTTTGTTCATCATTGGCCTCGTACATAGTACATGAGACGTTAAACAGCCAGGATGAGTTCAGATAGCAGGGACATAACATCTACTGCGAGAGCCATGCTGCAATCTCCATCATTTGATGAAGCTGCACAAGCTCCAGACAACATACTACAGAGGCTAGACGAGAGGTACTACAAtggagaaaaagaataaaCCATATTTTCCAAtccaacaaaagaaatgaTACATGTTGTCCCTGCCCGAGGGTATAAGGCCGGGTGTGGTCATTTAATTTACTTACATGAGCACAATATATTGTCACACGAGTCTAGATGTTCTGCATCCGAGACTTCAAGGGGGTTGCCGGGACTGAGTGCTCCTTTTCCCTTTAAAAGTAGAGGAATTgacctttcttttttcaacttccttcttctcaattCGAGTACTGTACACGCATCGACGGAAAATGGAACAATGAGAAAAGGAAGTCCATGTCTaacaaaaaggaaaaagggcGCTTCAAAGCAATATTACATTTAGTTCTTGGCGAGATCGGCCAAGATCTTCTCACCCTTAGCACGGGCGGAGGCCAAGTCACCAACCATGTAGAAGGCAGCTATAAGGAAGTTAGTGATGGAGTCGATGAATAGAAACAAAAGAATACACTTACCCTCAGGAAGGTCATCACCCTCACCGTTCATGATAGCCTTGAAAGAGGCGATGGTGTCCTTAAGGTCGACGAGCTTACCCTCGATACCAGTGAAGACCTGGGCGACGGTGAAAGGCTGAGAGAGGAAACGCTCAAGCTTACGAGCACGCTCGACAGTAAGCTTGTCAGCCTCAGAAAGTTCGTCCATACCAAGAATGGCAATGATATCCTGAAGGGACTTGTACTCCTGAAGCATCTGCTGGACACGAGTGGCGGTGTTGTAGTGTTCCTCACCGACAATACGGGGGTCCAGCATACGAGACTTAGAGTCAAGAGGGTCGACAGCAGGGTAGATACCCAACTCAGAAATACCACGAGACAAGACAGTGGTGGCATCCAAGTGAGCGAAGGTGGTGGCGGGGGCAGGGTCAGTCAGATCGTCAGCGGGCACGTAGACGGCCTGGACGGAGGTAATGGAACCCTTGGTGGTAGTGGTAATACGTTCCTGCATACCACCCATGTCGACGGCCAGAGTGGGCTGGTAACCGACGGCAGAGGGGATACGACCGAGAAGGGCAGACACCTCAGAACCGGCCTGGGTGAAACGGAAAATGTTGTCAATGAAGAGCAGCACGTCCTGACCCTCCTCGTCACGGAAGTATTCAGCAATGGTCAGACCAGTAAGGGCGACACGGGCACGAGCACCGGGGGGCTCGTTCATCTGACCGAACACCAGAGACACCTTGGATTCACCATCGAGCTGAATGACACCGGTCTCCTGCATTTCGTGGTACAGATCGTTACCCTCACGAGTACGCTCACCGACACCGGTGAAAACAGAGTAACCACCGTGAGCCTTGGCGATGTTGTTCTAAAGAGAAATTAGACATTTTCGTGTGAAGTCCCAGATACGAAACTTACAATCAGCTCCTGAATGAACACGGTCTTACCGACACCGGCACCACCGAAGAGACCAATCTTACCACCACGAGCGTAGGGGGCAAGAAGGTCAACAACCTTGATACCAGTGACGAGAATCTCAGCAGTGGTGGACTGCTCGGTGAACTCGGGAGCCTCAGCGTGAATGGGGGCATACTTGGTGGCCTTGATGGGGCCACGCTCGTCAATGGGGTCACCAGTGACGTTGACGATACGACCAAGGGTGCCAGGGCCGACAGGGATGGTGATGGGAGCGCCAGTGTCACGGGCGGGAGCACCACGAGTAAGACCCTCGGTACCTAGAACGGAGATATCAATATCTTGAGCAAAGACATGGTGATCACACGAAGTGTTCACGCCAGAAAGGAAGCGACTTACCATCCATAGCAATGGTACGGACGACATTCTCACCCAAGTGTTGCTTTGAAAGTGTCAGCCATCAGAACTTGGTGTTATCAATCGGTTTCTTGATATCAATTACATACAGAAACCTCGAGAACGAGCTTCTGGCCGTTGTTCTCGGTCTCAATGGCGTTGAGAATGGCGGGAAGCTTCTCACCCTCAAACTTCACTGTAATTCCCAAGTCAGATATCAGGTCTTGACATTATTTTGAGGTTTTTATTGATGGATGTTGTGATGAAATCGGGTGTAGAAAAGATTTTCGCGTAGCCGCCAACGAGGGAGAATTGGCGGTATCTGAGGTACATACCGTCGACGACGGCACCGATGACCTGGTGAATCTTTCCACCGGCAGCGGTCTCAGTGCTGGCGAGGCGAGCGAATGAAGGGAAGCCATTGAGCTTGGAGGGCTGGAGGGCGCGGCGTGCGACGGGGGAAGGTCGAGCAAAAGCAGCCCTCCCGAAGGTCCGGGCCAGACCGCTGTTGAGAGAAAAAACACAAGTCAGCGCGACTAAAACATCAATAAAATATTCGAAGAATGAAAAACAAACCTCTTAAACAttgtgatggtgttgaagagcGAAAAGGGTATAGATGGGGAAGGGAGAAAggatggaagagagagaagaggaggaaagggaagagtTGAGGTTGGAACTTGGACACGAATGTGGCCGGCTTAGCCTTTACGGGGCTTGTGCCGACCGGTCCCGTGATCTTCCGTACCGGGGCAACCAGCAGACAGCACAACAAGAGGCTCTGAGCTTTACGATTATTGATCtaatataataattattttAGCTTATTTGAATCCTCTTGATATTCCTAACTATCATCCTGAGCTCAATTCTGTCGACTTAAGTGAGCTCCGAGCTTGTCCGGCCGGTTGTTACGGGAACTCAAAATGAGGAGGTTCGAGGTCTTGGCAACCGGATGCAAGGAAGAACGAACTGACCCTCCGGTGAGCAGCTCCATTGAGCACACCCAGGCGCATTTAGGATCTCTCGTCCTCAGATCCCAATGGTTCCTAATCTACTATGAACGTTGATTTAGAGGTCGAGTATTATTCGTCTAGTCTGCAGTAGTAAATCATCATCCAACGTCCCCATTAAAGAGAGCCATTCCTCGCCTATCGGAGCTCTCAACAGAACTCTAACCATATGCGGTTGAGGAATGACAGTCAAAAATTTTCAACCTGTTTTGGAGGGCCCCTATTGTTCTCGGAATCGCTATTCCATCGCGTTGATTATTTGAGTGTCTTCAAATTCTATGTAACTTTATGCGTGTGTCTGAATGACAGTATTGACGGTGGAAAATACATTTTGCAACTTTTGACCAAGCTGTGCTAGTATGCTGTCATCAGAACCGAATTACCACTTACGTAGCAGTTCCAGCAAAGGCACGGAGCTCATGAACGAACTCTATCGTCACTCTTCCATTGACCCTGTGTACAGGTTATTTGAGACTGCTTGTGCGTCGGTAAAACTTTAATATAGAACAATACAGGAAAAGCAAAGTAACGCACACTGATCTATGGCTACAAAGGAGATACATTGGATATGGCACAGTACGAGATACACAGGTAGTTTTCGGCTGAGGTCGACAAAGCAAGTGAGACACTGGCGAAAGGTCGTGTCCACGAACAATCGGCTCAGCCGGCATTGCCAGGGAGTATTGGGAGATAGGCGCTAGAATCCACCGCGGCCTACCAGATATGTCCGATTGCGATACCTGACTCTCCCAAATTCTATACATCAATTTATGACTTGTCGGCAGGAGGGCTCTGAACGAATCCCTTGCCCTCGTAGCCCTGGCTGCTGACACCGTAGATGGGGTTGATCTTCTCGCGCTGTTGGGTAGAAAAAATATTGTCAGCAACAACTCAATTGGTCGCAAAAAAAGCATTATCGGCTTATGAGACGGAAATAGTGAGAAACATACCAGAGCGTACTCGTTGGTGGCCTCCTGCCATTCCTTGCTCATGGTCTTGGGCAGAGGCTTAGCGAAGAGGTGGATGAAGTAGAACAGGCCGACAGAGACAACGCAGAGCTGGGCGACCTTGAAAAAGATCCTAAGGTTCTCACCCTTGGGGGGCTGAGAGCGAGGGCCGTGGGGTCCGAAAGCGATCCAGTAGGCTATAAAAATGAACAACAGCAGCCGCGGTTAGCAAAACTCTGATATAGGCTCAAGGTCAGGCATCCTTATGGCGAAAACGTACcagcctttttctcctgTAGAGTCATTTGATGCCAGTCAACCTTCATGCGGTCGCGCAGCTGCATCCACAGGTCGGCCTGCTCCTGAGGAGGCAGAGCCTCCCAGCGCTTCTCGATGCCGGCAAGTGTGGGATTGGCAATGGCGTGCTCTGAGGCCGCGCGGGTCTGCTGGGCAGCGATAGACTTCTTCTCAGCCTGGGGACGGGCATTGACGCAGGTCATGGGGCTAGAGATAGTGCGGTAAGAGCGAATGGCAGGCATCGGCATGGCCGAGCTACGAGCAACAGCTCGAGAAATGGAGGGAGCGAACATTGCGTGCGGCGGCCGAAGGACGACTAGAAAATAATTAAATGGTGAATTTTTTAGCTCTTGTAAAAgcgacaaggtcaatgccTCGGGACCGAGGATGTACTGATGTGAGTGACGAGGACAGGAGGTGAGTCGCGATGAAAGACGTTCgtgggaagttcgaggaCATCGCACCACCTACAAATCACGTGCACTAGCGGGCAGCGACTCATTGGAAGAAGATTCCTAATCTCTCCGTCACTAATTCGGCTCCTTGGCTATCTCACTCTCATATATCTACTGTATAACAACTCGAAGCACTTTTTTCTGCCCAGATTTTTTGAGTTTGTCTGAGTCCCGATACTCTCTCAAGTTACTATATCTACTGCCTAGCCGTACTTTATTTCGAGCTCAGCGCGAGAACAGCGTCTAGCAATCACTTATATGAAGGCGATATCGTGCTTTACTTTACACCAAACTGCAAGAGTTAATCTCTGCAGAAGGTAGAAGTATTCTGTACAGGCAAACGCTGACGAagaaggaacaggaaatGACAAAAAAGCAGCCCTCTCAAAAGCTCGTTCCTGGGAAGTTGCCACGGTCGCGAAAACGACATGGTCACTGTGCAGGCGTTCAAGTCATAACGATTTGATATTGATTGGATGCGCGCAAGGAAAGTCAATGGCACTTCGCAACTCAATCAATCATAGGCGTTATAGCGCGAAATCCCACGTCATCGCATTTTGGCCCGGACCCAGCCGTCGCCATTTGTCTATTTGGCCTTACCACCGCTGACCTCGGCGAGGATAGACTTCCAAGCGAGATCTCCCTTGTCGTCGGCGTGGATGGATGTAACGACGTTGAGAGCGTTCTTCAAAACCTCTCGAGTGCTGGCGTAGATCATGGACCACTGTTGTTCTTTGTGAGCAGCCTATATGATAATAATCAGAGTTTAGTAACAAAAACATACGTTGATAGAGGTACCGGAAGGCACCCAAGAGATGAAAATGATCTTGCTCCTGCAGAAACAAAGGTTGTCAGTCAGGCACATTGTCCAGCTCGGGGTACTAGTGATAATACCTTGTGCCTTCACCACCACCCAAGTCATATTCGACATCGTAGACAGCATAGCGGGGAGCGGGCTTGCCGTTGGCATCCTTGGCGTCACCGAGTTTGTTG carries:
- the she9 gene encoding protein she9 (transcript_id=CADANIAT00009007) translates to MQSMPWLFRQSLRTGLNLSRTSLPGRSPISPAPISKVHSKTARRNFSVCLRCHFRYQPSLRSDEIKRSTDEKQDKKIEEPVIALGAPESTQAEPNAGAQDTSQTADTVHTQGQEGKKEDEPGSTQNGGLPSYIEDRRSQFSKQFTTWMDNLQSNVFVAGQRLNDLTGYSSIEALKRNIQEQEKRLRAARHRVRTAKEAYAAAINRRSTSQREVNELLQRKHAWSPADLERFTHLYRNDHTNEVAENETQEALSAAERESEEAAASLTKSILSRYHEEQVWSDKIRRMSTWGTWGLMGVNVLLFLIFQIAVEPWRRKRLVKGFEEKVLEAIEKEKILVHSQPVPPVEFTATQDAHSPTSGLVTPSPGDNIASEESSEATVAANTPTTTAEDEASGSMAPENITSSSLESYKPPSLQSLLSSMSIECCRQYIHYLLSESPVTVTQRDISVVAATSAAAGATLMGLVVALIRSQ
- a CDS encoding 1,4-alpha-glucan branching enzyme GLC3 (transcript_id=CADANIAT00009008): MTSTAPSDGTGIIDLDPWLEPFREAIKRRFDYVESWIKTVDEVEGGLDKFSKGYEKFGFNVSETGDITYREWAPNAIEAALVGDFNNWDTKANPMTRDNFGVWEIALPAKNGTPVIPHDSKVKITMVTRSGERIYRIPAWIKRVVQDLNVSPIYESVFWNPPKAERYNFQHARPKKPESLRIYEAHVGISSPDTRVATYKEFTANMLPRIKYLGYNAIQLMAIMEHAYYASFGYQVNNFFAASSRYGKPEDLKELVDTAHSMGLVVLLDVVHSHASKNVDDGLNMFDGSDHLYFHSGSKGQHELWDSRLFNYGNHEVLRFLLSNLRFWMEEYGFDGFRFDGVTSMLYTHHGIGTGFSGGYHEYFGPAVDDDGVMYLALANEMLHRLYPDCITVAEDVSGMPALCLPHGLGGVGFDYRLAMAIPDMYIKLLKEKSDNDWDIGNLAFTLTNRRHGEKTIAYAESHDQALVGDKSLMMWLCDKEMYTHMSVLTEFTPVIERGMALHKMIRLVTHALGGEGYLNFEGNEFGHPEWLDFPRAGNNNSFWYARRQLNLTEDHLLRYRFLNEFDRAMQLTESKYGWLHAPQAYISLKHEGDKVLVFERADLLWIFNFHPTESFTDYRVGVEQAGTYRVVLDTDDQAFGGLGRIDQGTRFFTTDMEWNGRRNYLQVYIPTRTALALALEETL
- a CDS encoding F1F0 ATP synthase subunit beta (transcript_id=CADANIAT00009009), which gives rise to MFKSGLARTFGRAAFARPSPVARRALQPSKLNGFPSFARLASTETAAGGKIHQVIGAVVDVKFEGEKLPAILNAIETENNGQKLVLEVSQHLGENVVRTIAMDGTEGLTRGAPARDTGAPITIPVGPGTLGRIVNVTGDPIDERGPIKATKYAPIHAEAPEFTEQSTTAEILVTGIKVVDLLAPYARGGKIGLFGGAGVGKTVFIQELINNIAKAHGGYSVFTGVGERTREGNDLYHEMQETGVIQLDGESKVSLVFGQMNEPPGARARVALTGLTIAEYFRDEEGQDVLLFIDNIFRFTQAGSEVSALLGRIPSAVGYQPTLAVDMGGMQERITTTTKGSITSVQAVYVPADDLTDPAPATTFAHLDATTVLSRGISELGIYPAVDPLDSKSRMLDPRIVGEEHYNTATRVQQMLQEYKSLQDIIAILGMDELSEADKLTVERARKLERFLSQPFTVAQVFTGIEGKLVDLKDTIASFKAIMNGEGDDLPEAAFYMVGDLASARAKGEKILADLAKN
- a CDS encoding cytochrome c oxidase subunit V (transcript_id=CADANIAT00009010); this encodes MFAPSISRAVARSSAMPMPAIRSYRTISSPMTCVNARPQAEKKSIAAQQTRAASEHAIANPTLAGIEKRWEALPPQEQADLWMQLRDRMKVDWHQMTLQEKKAAYWIAFGPHGPRSQPPKGENLRIFFKVAQLCVVSVGLFYFIHLFAKPLPKTMSKEWQEATNEYALREKINPIYGVSSQGYEGKGFVQSPPADKS
- a CDS encoding cofilin (transcript_id=CADANIAT00009011), with protein sequence MSLASGVQVQDECITAFNNLRMTGGQKGSKPKFIIFKISDDKKQVVVDETSDDPDYETFLNKLGDAKDANGKPAPRYAVYDVEYDLGGGEGTRSKIIFISWVPSGTSINWSMIYASTREVLKNALNVVTSIHADDKGDLAWKSILAEVSGGKAK